The Sediminispirochaeta bajacaliforniensis DSM 16054 genome window below encodes:
- a CDS encoding M23 family metallopeptidase, whose protein sequence is LDEHELDNDDDLVEHTRAVMDAMDIWAGIKDLPGIDNAAQLWHVHPVYFLQHLRKMGLWEMNPYAGHTISCSPRIEVNIRDNPGFAPRVRERSPYTWERSGGEEYYAGISTLFNDPYTPTWTHDGVDFVASRETPVISFIHGRVVERGDQGNDHYGKFLIIKDELQREGENHIFYLLGHLSSFEGSTIGSVVGPGQVVALVGNTGHCMTGNPPHDLSARERRDGRGAHLHVGFFKAVEPQDIYLTEINDFDYEKYPTLCFNPFNHTEGYIPRDQL, encoded by the coding sequence GCTGGATGAGCATGAGCTTGATAATGACGACGACCTGGTGGAACATACGAGAGCGGTGATGGATGCCATGGATATCTGGGCGGGGATAAAGGATCTTCCCGGGATTGATAACGCTGCGCAGCTGTGGCATGTGCACCCGGTCTATTTTCTGCAGCACCTCAGGAAGATGGGGCTGTGGGAGATGAATCCGTATGCGGGGCATACCATATCCTGTTCCCCGCGGATCGAGGTGAATATTCGTGATAACCCCGGCTTTGCACCGAGGGTGAGGGAGAGGAGTCCATACACATGGGAGCGATCAGGGGGAGAGGAGTATTACGCGGGGATATCGACGCTGTTTAATGATCCGTATACCCCGACCTGGACCCATGATGGCGTGGACTTTGTGGCATCCAGGGAAACTCCGGTAATATCCTTTATCCACGGGAGGGTGGTTGAGAGGGGAGACCAGGGGAATGACCACTATGGGAAGTTTCTGATAATAAAAGATGAATTACAGCGGGAAGGAGAGAATCATATCTTTTATCTGCTGGGGCATCTGTCATCCTTTGAAGGAAGCACGATTGGCAGTGTTGTCGGACCGGGACAGGTTGTGGCGCTTGTGGGCAATACGGGCCACTGTATGACGGGAAATCCACCCCATGATCTGTCGGCCCGGGAGCGGAGAGATGGACGGGGGGCACACCTGCATGTGGGGTTTTTTAAGGCAGTAGAGCCTCAAGACATTTATCTCACCGAAATAAATGATTTTGATTATGAAAAATATCCAACCCTATGCTTTAATCCCTTCAACCATACCGAAGGGTATATCCCAAGGGATCAGCTATGA